In one Bacteroidales bacterium genomic region, the following are encoded:
- a CDS encoding MBOAT family protein translates to MVFSSSLFLLYFFPAFLIAYYIIPRKLRNLYTLLASIFFYAWGAPDFIFIVLASIVIDYYIVDLIYKSTLLKAKRILLGVSVVINVGMLAYFKYANFLVDNFNEMLGWFNVEPVGWAAVALPIGISFFTFQKLTYSIDVYRKVHTPLRQLTDYAMYILMFPQLIAGPIVRFNEIADQIENRRAFETVDAKLLGFFRFVVGLAKKVLIANVLGEQVDKIFAMQPYDISTPIAWIGIVAYSFQIYYDFSGYSDMAIGLGRMIGFKFPENFNNPYISQNITEFWRRWHITLGRWMRDYLYIPLGGSRVSVQKLYLNLWVVFLISGLWHGAAWNFVVWGAFHGLFLIADRMFLIKVTKPLGKHFNILITYFITLIGWVLFRAETLEFAFQFIGRMFAFDGAKTTMWFDAEFRTMMVAGALFGFIAAFGKIETWWIQVLETPKKTLTVALMTVTAILFTILCIGSITSSSFNPFIYFRF, encoded by the coding sequence ATGGTTTTCAGCAGCAGCCTGTTTTTACTTTACTTTTTTCCGGCTTTTCTCATTGCCTATTATATTATTCCACGCAAGCTAAGGAACCTATACACGCTGCTGGCCAGTATCTTTTTTTACGCCTGGGGTGCTCCGGATTTTATTTTCATCGTGCTTGCCTCCATCGTCATTGACTATTACATAGTGGATTTAATTTACAAATCTACGCTGCTGAAGGCCAAAAGGATACTGCTCGGGGTGTCTGTAGTCATAAATGTAGGTATGCTGGCTTATTTCAAGTATGCCAACTTCCTGGTGGATAATTTCAACGAAATGCTCGGCTGGTTTAACGTTGAGCCTGTAGGATGGGCTGCGGTTGCTTTGCCGATTGGAATTTCGTTTTTCACTTTTCAGAAACTTACCTATTCGATTGATGTGTATCGTAAGGTGCATACCCCGCTCCGGCAGTTGACCGACTATGCCATGTACATCCTGATGTTCCCGCAGCTGATTGCTGGACCGATCGTGCGTTTCAACGAAATTGCCGATCAGATAGAAAACCGGAGAGCATTTGAAACGGTGGATGCAAAGCTGCTTGGATTTTTCCGATTTGTTGTAGGCTTAGCAAAAAAGGTGCTGATCGCAAATGTTTTAGGTGAACAGGTGGACAAGATTTTTGCCATGCAGCCTTACGACATTTCCACTCCCATAGCCTGGATTGGAATTGTGGCTTATTCGTTCCAGATTTACTACGACTTTTCCGGATATTCTGATATGGCCATTGGCCTTGGACGTATGATCGGATTTAAATTTCCTGAAAACTTCAACAACCCTTACATTTCTCAAAACATCACCGAGTTCTGGCGTCGGTGGCATATCACCCTGGGACGCTGGATGCGCGACTATCTCTATATCCCGCTTGGTGGTAGCCGCGTTTCAGTACAAAAACTTTACCTCAATCTGTGGGTGGTTTTTCTCATCTCGGGGCTCTGGCACGGCGCTGCTTGGAATTTCGTGGTATGGGGCGCTTTCCATGGCCTCTTCCTGATTGCCGACCGCATGTTCCTGATTAAGGTTACAAAGCCGCTGGGAAAACACTTCAACATCCTGATTACTTATTTCATCACACTGATTGGCTGGGTGCTGTTCAGGGCCGAAACGCTCGAATTTGCTTTTCAGTTTATCGGAAGGATGTTTGCTTTTGATGGCGCCAAGACCACCATGTGGTTTGATGCCGAGTTCAGGACCATGATGGTGGCCGGGGCACTTTTTGGTTTTATTGCAGCCTTTGGAAAAATTGAAACATGGTGGATACAGGTACTTGAAACACCAAAGAAAACCCTGACCGTAGCATTAATGACCGTTACAGCAATTTTGTTTACCATCCTCTGCATTGGCTCCATCACTTCCTCATCTTTTAACCCGTTCATTTATTTCAGGTTTTGA
- a CDS encoding DUF1697 domain-containing protein, whose translation MTTYISLLRGINVSGQKLIKMDALKVLCENLGFTDVRTYLQSGNVIFQTHDSQIAVLEKLISDQVKKQFGFDVPVIVLTVDDLMEIVEKNPFKDDPSKDPASQYVTFLSAQPVKYDIQSIGYKKTKEEEITVTERAVYLYCPNGYGRTKLTNNFLESKLNVTATTRNWKSTTELLTIGQKR comes from the coding sequence ATGACAACATACATTTCACTATTGAGGGGAATCAATGTGAGCGGCCAGAAATTGATAAAAATGGACGCATTGAAAGTGCTTTGTGAAAACCTGGGATTTACTGATGTGCGAACCTACCTGCAAAGTGGCAATGTGATATTTCAAACCCATGATAGTCAAATAGCCGTGCTCGAAAAGCTGATTTCGGATCAGGTTAAAAAGCAATTTGGTTTTGATGTTCCTGTTATCGTCCTGACAGTTGATGACTTAATGGAAATTGTTGAAAAAAATCCGTTCAAAGACGACCCCTCAAAAGACCCGGCTTCCCAATACGTGACATTTTTATCTGCTCAACCCGTGAAATACGATATTCAATCCATCGGGTATAAAAAGACAAAAGAAGAGGAAATTACAGTGACTGAAAGAGCGGTGTATTTGTATTGCCCAAACGGGTATGGGAGAACGAAACTGACCAACAATTTTTTAGAGTCAAAACTGAATGTCACAGCAACCACAAGAAACTGGAAATCAACAACTGAACTTTTGACAATAGGTCAAAAAAGATGA
- the def gene encoding peptide deformylase produces the protein MLRIKNVLFALALLFLIAGCSGSRHFVRLSENPKSFSAAQEACIMQGDILTPMRVFKTTSYSDSLLLRAKSSDVIVETDDPVLHHFISRLYSTVRDSLSLGVGIAAPQVGILKNVIWVQRFDKEGQPFEVYLNPKIIQYSSLKQECREGCLSIPNRSDTLQTRAYAILIEYERLDKTRHVEMIEDFTAVIFQHEIDHLNGILYLDRIDADLAGAKKE, from the coding sequence ATGTTGAGGATTAAAAACGTTTTATTTGCGCTTGCGCTTCTGTTTTTAATAGCAGGTTGTTCAGGTTCGAGACATTTTGTTCGTCTGAGCGAAAACCCGAAGTCATTTTCAGCAGCACAGGAGGCCTGCATCATGCAGGGCGATATCCTGACACCCATGCGGGTTTTTAAAACCACCAGTTATTCGGATTCACTGCTGCTGAGAGCTAAAAGCAGTGATGTAATTGTTGAAACAGATGATCCGGTACTTCATCATTTTATCAGCAGGCTTTACAGCACCGTTCGCGACAGTCTGTCGCTGGGTGTGGGCATTGCTGCACCCCAGGTGGGGATTCTTAAAAACGTCATCTGGGTTCAACGTTTCGATAAGGAGGGTCAACCTTTTGAGGTTTACCTGAACCCTAAAATCATTCAATATTCCTCCCTGAAACAGGAATGCCGCGAGGGGTGTCTATCCATTCCCAACCGATCCGACACACTGCAAACAAGGGCTTATGCAATACTTATTGAATACGAAAGGCTGGACAAAACCCGCCATGTTGAAATGATCGAGGATTTCACCGCCGTTATCTTCCAACACGAAATTGACCATCTGAATGGAATTTTGTATCTTGATAGGATTGATGCAGATTTAGCGGGTGCAAAAAAGGAATGA
- a CDS encoding N-acetyltransferase, translated as MDKSKFIVTNDILMPPTIRFASASDLPRIVEIYNQGVAAGNANADIDLVTIADRIDWFNDHDQVNFPIYMVEMKNKTVGWGSLSPYRKGRGGLRRTAEISYYIDYAYHHRGFGKMIIAHMLEDCHRLGIENVFAIMLDINPPSAGLLEYFGFEKWGHLPGIVNLKGRVCGQLIYGKNLV; from the coding sequence ATGGATAAATCGAAATTTATAGTAACCAATGACATTTTGATGCCCCCCACCATCCGCTTTGCCTCCGCTTCCGATCTGCCAAGAATTGTGGAAATTTATAACCAGGGTGTAGCAGCGGGCAATGCCAACGCTGACATTGATTTGGTTACGATTGCTGACCGGATAGATTGGTTCAATGATCACGACCAGGTAAACTTTCCCATTTACATGGTTGAGATGAAGAATAAAACTGTCGGCTGGGGATCGCTGAGTCCATACCGCAAAGGAAGGGGCGGGTTGCGCCGGACTGCAGAAATTAGTTACTACATCGATTACGCTTACCACCACCGGGGGTTTGGAAAAATGATCATCGCTCACATGCTGGAGGATTGCCACCGGTTGGGGATCGAAAATGTGTTTGCCATCATGCTCGACATCAACCCGCCAAGTGCCGGACTGCTTGAGTATTTCGGATTTGAAAAATGGGGACATTTACCCGGGATTGTCAACCTGAAAGGGAGAGTTTGCGGGCAGTTGATCTATGGGAAAAATCTGGTCTGA
- the truB gene encoding tRNA pseudouridine(55) synthase TruB → MINKKSFIQHPDFKEGEVLLINKDLDWTSFDVVNSLKIYLKYEFGIKKIKIGHAGTLDPRATGLVIVCTGKQTKSIDTYQAREKEYTGSFRLGHTTPSWDGETEPDQQFSTEHISGEMIRQATKQFTGTILQTPPIFSALKVDGKRAYKFARSNQEVTMQQRQVEVFDFEITRIEMPLVFFRVRCSKGTYIRSLANDFGIALGSGAYLSSLHRTAIGEFRVEDALTISEFKQLYRQNSSVQE, encoded by the coding sequence ATGATCAATAAAAAGTCATTTATCCAGCACCCCGATTTCAAGGAAGGCGAAGTGCTTTTGATCAACAAAGACCTCGATTGGACTTCATTTGATGTGGTGAACAGCCTGAAGATTTATCTCAAATATGAGTTTGGAATTAAAAAAATTAAGATTGGCCATGCAGGTACGCTTGATCCCCGGGCCACCGGACTCGTGATTGTTTGTACAGGTAAGCAAACCAAATCCATTGACACCTACCAGGCGCGCGAAAAAGAATATACGGGGAGTTTCAGGCTTGGCCACACCACACCTTCGTGGGACGGTGAAACAGAACCCGATCAGCAATTTTCCACAGAACATATTTCCGGAGAAATGATCAGGCAAGCCACCAAACAGTTTACAGGAACAATTTTGCAAACGCCGCCCATCTTTTCTGCGCTGAAAGTGGATGGAAAACGTGCTTATAAATTTGCCCGCAGCAACCAGGAGGTAACCATGCAGCAGCGACAGGTTGAGGTCTTTGATTTTGAAATCACAAGGATTGAAATGCCGTTGGTTTTTTTCAGGGTACGCTGCAGCAAAGGAACCTATATCCGTTCGCTGGCCAATGATTTCGGAATTGCGCTTGGAAGCGGTGCTTACCTCTCTTCGTTGCACCGGACAGCCATTGGCGAGTTTCGTGTTGAAGACGCCCTGACCATCAGTGAATTTAAGCAGCTTTACAGGCAGAATTCCTCTGTTCAGGAGTAA
- a CDS encoding undecaprenyl-diphosphate phosphatase, whose product MNWLEALLLGLIQGLTEFLPVSSSGHLEMGKVMLGVNAERSLVFTVMVHGATVLSTLVVFYKDIFRLIKGLFAFKWNDETRYIARIFFSMIPVAFIGLFFKDQVESLFNGNLIFVGSMLLITATMLLFAHFKKSNTRNISFLDSFIIGIAQAIAVIPGISRSGSTISAGLILGNKKADIAQFSFLMVLIPIIGANFKDLLGGEISGEGSVGALPLMVGFLAAFISGLLACKWMIGIVKKGKLLWFAIYCYVVGLTSILFGIL is encoded by the coding sequence ATGAACTGGTTAGAGGCGCTTTTATTAGGGCTTATCCAGGGGTTGACTGAATTTTTACCGGTTAGCAGCAGCGGTCATCTTGAGATGGGCAAAGTAATGCTGGGCGTAAATGCCGAACGCAGCCTTGTCTTTACAGTGATGGTGCATGGCGCCACAGTACTGAGTACGTTAGTTGTTTTTTATAAAGATATTTTTCGGTTAATCAAGGGACTGTTTGCCTTTAAATGGAATGACGAAACCCGTTATATCGCAAGAATTTTCTTCTCAATGATACCGGTGGCCTTTATTGGTCTCTTTTTTAAGGATCAGGTCGAAAGCCTTTTTAACGGTAACCTCATTTTCGTCGGATCAATGTTGCTCATCACAGCAACCATGCTGCTGTTTGCCCATTTCAAAAAATCCAATACCCGCAACATCAGTTTTCTTGATTCTTTTATTATTGGCATAGCACAAGCAATTGCCGTGATTCCGGGAATTTCAAGATCGGGAAGCACCATCTCAGCAGGTTTAATTCTTGGGAATAAAAAAGCCGATATCGCTCAGTTTTCATTTCTGATGGTATTGATCCCAATTATCGGCGCCAATTTTAAGGATTTGCTTGGGGGGGAAATTTCTGGAGAAGGAAGCGTTGGCGCTTTACCCTTGATGGTTGGATTTTTGGCGGCTTTTATCTCTGGCCTTCTCGCCTGTAAATGGATGATTGGTATCGTGAAAAAAGGAAAACTGCTCTGGTTTGCCATCTATTGCTATGTTGTAGGGTTGACATCAATTCTGTTCGGCATCTTATGA
- a CDS encoding DUF3098 domain-containing protein, producing MKETAGYKKPTLIKKKVNTAAPAKEIAGAGFVFDKENYRLLLIAIGFIVVGFILMIGGRSDSPDFFNYEMFNFQRLTLSPILLITGYVIGIFAIMKRPKKTNSVEQDKPVQ from the coding sequence ATGAAAGAAACTGCCGGATACAAAAAACCAACTTTGATCAAGAAAAAAGTTAACACAGCTGCTCCAGCAAAAGAGATAGCCGGGGCAGGATTCGTTTTTGATAAAGAGAACTATCGTTTATTACTCATCGCCATCGGCTTTATTGTGGTTGGCTTCATACTGATGATCGGTGGGCGGAGCGACAGTCCTGATTTTTTTAATTACGAAATGTTCAACTTCCAGCGGCTTACACTCTCACCTATTCTTTTGATTACCGGGTACGTAATCGGCATCTTTGCCATTATGAAGCGCCCCAAAAAAACAAATTCGGTTGAACAGGATAAACCCGTCCAATGA
- a CDS encoding cell division protein FtsX has protein sequence MKHSDDKFRLRSYRTAYGTTLVSITLVLFMLGILTLLVFQARELSDYLKENIGMQIEMHDDYDESQILKFKSELNGFDYTLRANYISKDEAARKLAEKLGEDFIDFIGYNPLPNSIELFLKSEYTHPDSVGLIKQQLLSYPAVKLVNYQESLLVLVNRNINRIGVGVVFFVGLMFFVSVLLVFNTIRLAVYAKRMTIKSMLLVGATQRFVRRPFVINGLIQGLVSGLVAVVLLWSVVLFIRIKVPELQILENSFFIRLLSLGMVLFGLLVTWLSNHFAIKKYLNINSEELY, from the coding sequence GTGAAGCATTCGGATGATAAATTTCGCCTGAGAAGTTACAGAACGGCTTACGGAACAACACTGGTCAGCATTACGCTGGTATTATTCATGTTAGGGATTCTGACACTTCTGGTTTTTCAGGCACGGGAACTTTCGGATTATCTGAAGGAAAATATTGGAATGCAGATTGAGATGCATGACGATTATGACGAATCACAGATTCTTAAATTTAAGTCCGAACTTAATGGTTTTGATTATACCCTCCGGGCAAATTACATTTCGAAGGATGAAGCAGCCCGCAAATTAGCGGAAAAACTTGGTGAGGACTTCATTGATTTTATAGGCTATAATCCTTTGCCCAATTCTATCGAATTGTTTTTAAAAAGTGAATACACCCATCCTGATTCAGTGGGTTTGATAAAGCAGCAACTGCTCAGTTATCCGGCAGTTAAATTGGTCAATTACCAGGAGTCATTGCTTGTATTGGTTAACAGAAACATAAACCGAATTGGTGTAGGTGTCGTTTTTTTTGTTGGATTGATGTTCTTTGTTTCAGTTTTACTGGTCTTCAACACCATACGCCTCGCTGTTTATGCTAAACGGATGACCATTAAAAGTATGCTGTTGGTGGGCGCCACACAGCGTTTTGTAAGGCGGCCTTTTGTGATTAACGGACTTATCCAGGGTTTGGTTAGTGGCCTGGTAGCCGTGGTGTTGTTATGGAGTGTGGTTCTGTTTATCAGGATAAAAGTTCCCGAGTTACAAATTCTGGAAAATTCATTTTTTATCAGGTTGTTATCATTGGGAATGGTATTGTTTGGTCTACTCGTAACCTGGCTATCCAACCACTTTGCCATTAAAAAATATCTTAATATCAATTCAGAAGAATTATATTGA
- a CDS encoding chitobiase/beta-hexosaminidase C-terminal domain-containing protein: MKRLITVLSFTVIFAFTYGQGLETFDNSTATTSYADGSFSGNGGIVWNYFHSRDDGGYPVDGEGLMLRRASDSKLEASAIPGGIGSFSMNMRKAFTGSSVRQLEVYINGELKGTSIEFGGFTGADATIHTFEVNDINVQGNFDIRIKLTGTATTNRQVVIDNISWTAFGEVTAAATPVFSQFSGEYFYPFNLEITCTTEGATIYYTLDGSDPDNSSTEYTVPIPIDATTTVKAIAYAPDLDPSSIAEATYTFPPVTEVANLAELRAAYLTKTDYFKVTGEVVLTFKQTFRNQKFIQDATAAILIDDVPGVITTDYLIGDGITGIVGTFTYFGNMLQFNPVGDPGAPTSSGNVIDPEVVTIGQLFGNFEEYESELIKIEGVTFSDGGSLFANGQVYEITDESKSSGNFRTTFYDVDYIGTPIPTSLCNLVGIPNGRVDGFYFTSRSLDDIEIPPTITVISPNGGEQIEWGTEYEIEWFYSNFDGDVEVILHTPFIKEGVLLGIVPVEDGSFTWNVTQEFGEYIIIIQAVGQDDPWDASNETFTIVPPIDIIISEIMYNPPESGADTLEFIEFYNNGLGIVNLLNWKISKGVVYTFPDVDFHPGEFLVVCVNASAFQNTFGIDALQWTSGGLGNGGEAVELSDNSNNVRAYVLYDDANLWPTEPAGRGPSLEFCDPSLDNNDPANWTFSTQLAAVNAAGQGIYCTPGSGCNENPTLPLIIPSGWSGVSSNLIPGRISMEDLFAPALNNLIIILSNEGIYWPGQNINSIGEWSTYTGYKAKLDGSAFFVFPGYEPEDKTITLEPGTHLIPVLSQNPVDVNEFIVPLGNAIEFMFDIAGGLIYWPGGGILPGTSGLSLNTLYPGVAYIAKVNAQVMIDFGLILPKAMTLNNVPQFVNSTSWNDVTATGSQHILSVTGAALQNLVPGDFVGIFNSNERCVGMNQFSGNESVLPIVVYGNDITTETIEGMVEGEMMTVRIFRNGQILDAIAGYSKQAANADGLYAENGLSIINGLKVGATGISEIDDNITVSPNPTSEQININTDGLFNLLITNVQGQVVFSGVIDNKTSFDFSNQPDGVYFIRLINEHQTFIEKVIKN; the protein is encoded by the coding sequence ATGAAAAGGTTAATTACAGTATTAAGTTTCACAGTAATCTTTGCTTTTACTTATGGTCAAGGTTTAGAAACCTTTGATAATTCAACTGCAACAACCAGTTATGCTGACGGTTCCTTCTCTGGAAATGGAGGAATTGTCTGGAATTATTTTCATTCCCGTGATGATGGTGGTTATCCCGTTGATGGTGAAGGATTAATGCTTAGAAGGGCAAGCGACAGTAAATTGGAAGCTTCAGCTATACCAGGCGGGATAGGAAGTTTTTCCATGAACATGAGGAAGGCATTTACGGGCAGTTCTGTCAGGCAGCTCGAAGTTTATATCAACGGTGAGTTAAAGGGAACGTCAATTGAATTTGGAGGTTTTACAGGCGCCGATGCAACTATTCATACTTTTGAAGTGAACGACATCAATGTTCAAGGTAATTTCGATATCAGAATTAAATTGACTGGAACAGCCACCACAAACCGCCAGGTAGTAATTGACAACATTTCATGGACTGCCTTTGGAGAGGTTACTGCAGCGGCGACACCGGTATTTTCCCAGTTTTCAGGAGAATATTTCTATCCTTTTAATCTTGAGATTACTTGTACAACCGAAGGCGCTACCATTTATTACACATTGGACGGATCTGATCCCGATAATTCATCCACCGAATATACGGTTCCCATCCCCATTGATGCAACTACAACCGTCAAAGCTATTGCTTACGCTCCCGATCTTGACCCAAGCTCCATCGCAGAAGCTACCTATACTTTTCCACCGGTAACCGAAGTGGCAAACCTCGCCGAATTAAGAGCTGCATATTTAACCAAGACAGACTATTTTAAAGTTACAGGTGAGGTAGTCTTAACTTTCAAACAAACCTTCAGAAATCAAAAATTTATCCAGGATGCAACAGCAGCAATCCTTATTGATGATGTGCCGGGTGTTATTACAACCGATTATCTTATTGGTGACGGTATCACAGGTATTGTTGGAACATTTACCTATTTTGGAAATATGCTGCAGTTCAACCCGGTAGGCGATCCGGGCGCACCAACCTCCTCAGGTAATGTGATTGATCCTGAGGTGGTCACCATTGGCCAGTTGTTTGGTAATTTCGAAGAGTATGAATCAGAACTGATTAAAATTGAGGGTGTTACTTTTTCAGATGGAGGTAGTTTGTTTGCCAATGGTCAGGTGTATGAAATCACTGATGAGAGTAAATCTTCCGGTAATTTCAGAACTACTTTTTATGATGTGGATTATATTGGTACACCGATTCCCACCTCACTGTGTAATCTTGTTGGTATTCCAAATGGCAGGGTTGATGGGTTTTATTTTACAAGCAGAAGTCTTGATGACATTGAGATTCCACCAACAATCACTGTGATTTCTCCAAATGGGGGAGAACAGATAGAATGGGGGACAGAATATGAGATCGAATGGTTTTACTCCAATTTCGATGGCGATGTGGAAGTTATTCTGCATACTCCATTCATAAAAGAAGGTGTTTTGTTAGGTATTGTGCCGGTTGAGGATGGCAGTTTCACATGGAATGTAACACAGGAATTCGGAGAATACATCATCATCATTCAGGCCGTCGGTCAGGATGATCCCTGGGATGCCAGTAATGAGACTTTTACTATTGTTCCTCCAATTGATATCATCATCAGTGAGATCATGTACAACCCTCCAGAATCAGGGGCTGATACACTTGAGTTTATCGAATTCTACAACAATGGACTTGGTATTGTGAATCTCCTTAACTGGAAAATATCAAAGGGTGTGGTGTATACCTTCCCTGATGTTGATTTCCATCCCGGTGAATTCCTGGTGGTTTGCGTTAATGCATCAGCCTTCCAAAACACTTTTGGGATTGATGCGTTGCAATGGACAAGCGGTGGTTTGGGAAATGGAGGTGAGGCTGTCGAATTGAGTGATAACAGCAACAATGTGCGTGCATACGTTCTTTACGATGATGCAAATCTATGGCCAACCGAACCAGCAGGCCGGGGTCCGTCACTTGAATTTTGTGACCCCTCTCTTGATAACAACGATCCGGCCAACTGGACGTTTTCAACACAACTTGCAGCCGTGAATGCAGCTGGACAGGGAATTTATTGTACACCGGGGTCCGGATGTAACGAGAATCCAACATTACCACTGATCATTCCTTCAGGCTGGAGCGGAGTATCAAGCAACCTGATTCCCGGCAGAATAAGCATGGAGGATTTGTTTGCTCCCGCTTTAAATAACCTGATCATCATTTTAAGCAATGAGGGTATATACTGGCCTGGTCAAAACATCAACTCAATTGGCGAATGGAGTACCTACACTGGCTATAAAGCCAAACTTGACGGGTCTGCATTTTTTGTTTTCCCGGGTTACGAGCCTGAAGACAAAACCATCACCCTTGAACCGGGCACACACCTGATCCCGGTGCTTAGCCAAAACCCGGTTGATGTGAACGAATTCATTGTGCCGCTTGGCAATGCCATCGAATTTATGTTCGACATAGCAGGGGGGCTGATTTATTGGCCGGGAGGAGGAATTTTACCAGGCACATCAGGTCTGTCCTTAAATACGCTTTATCCGGGCGTGGCCTACATAGCAAAAGTAAATGCCCAGGTAATGATTGACTTCGGTTTAATTTTGCCTAAAGCCATGACATTGAACAACGTGCCACAATTTGTCAATTCAACATCCTGGAATGATGTTACCGCAACGGGTTCACAACATATCCTGTCGGTTACCGGCGCTGCCCTGCAAAACCTTGTCCCTGGCGATTTTGTTGGCATATTTAATTCAAACGAACGGTGTGTCGGCATGAATCAATTTAGCGGAAATGAGTCAGTGCTTCCAATAGTTGTTTATGGGAACGACATCACAACTGAAACAATAGAGGGAATGGTAGAGGGCGAAATGATGACTGTCAGGATTTTCCGCAACGGGCAAATTCTGGATGCCATTGCAGGATACAGCAAACAGGCTGCAAATGCCGATGGACTTTATGCCGAAAACGGACTGTCCATTATTAACGGTCTGAAAGTCGGGGCAACAGGTATCAGTGAGATTGATGACAATATCACTGTCTCTCCAAACCCAACTTCCGAACAAATCAATATTAATACTGATGGTTTGTTTAATTTATTGATTACCAATGTTCAGGGACAAGTGGTCTTTTCAGGTGTGATTGATAATAAAACCAGTTTTGATTTTAGTAATCAACCCGATGGAGTTTATTTTATCCGGTTGATCAACGAACATCAGACATTCATAGAGAAGGTGATAAAGAATTAA